The sequence CCAGGCCCAGCACGTGTCCGAGCTCGTGCATGATGATGGCGCGCACCTCGGCCGCGCCGTCCGGCCTGCCGGCGATGATGCCGGCAAGGTCAGGGGCATCAAGGCGCACCTGCCCTGCTTCGAGGACCAGCGGGTGGCCGGCGACCTCCACGTAGGCGCTCCCGCCGAGGCCGGCCACATTCCCTGCAAGGCCGGGGGTCTCAACAGGCGTCGACCAGGCAATGAGAAGCGGCACCCACCGCTTTCCGTAGCGGTCCGGCTGGAAGGCCGAACGGTCATCCGACGGCGCTTCCGTCGTCGGTCCGTCGTCGACAAACTGGAGCCCCGAGGCCTGGGAGACTGCTGCCACAGCCTCCCGGATCAGGACGTCGCCACCTGGCAGCGCGTTGTCCGGACGGACAACGTAATGAACCGGGCGGCACGGGTCGTAGGCGATGACGGGCTGGGTTGCTCTCGGCGACTCCTGCAGCACAAAGGCCGTGGAGCCTGTGCTTGCCGGCGGCGTGCCCAAGGGCGCCGAAGCGGCTTCGTATCCCGGCGGCGGCATTTTCGCCCCCGGCAAATAGGGGGCCACGACCGGAAGAACCAAGCGGTCGAAGAGCGCCGGTGAAAAGTACAAGCAGACAACCAGGACGATCCCCAGCACGGTCTTGAACTGCATCGACCGTTGTGGCCGCCCTCGCTTCCTCGACCAGGCCCAGGACGTCTTCCGTCGAGGCCGGGGAGGCCCGGCGCGCCATGAAGGAGGTGTTTCCGCCTTGCCGAATGCCTCATCGATGGCCCATTGCGGGATCCGTCCACTGGGGGAACGCCGAACATTGGGTGGGGCAAGTTCGCCAGGGATGTCCGGCCTTGACCTGCTGCTCTTCCCGTAACCATGCATTGGCATCCCCCCGGCTCCCGCGGCCCGCCACGGGCCAACCTCCATAGCCTAGTGGCGTGCTCCCGAGCCTCAGCGCCGGAAATGCACAGGATTTCCGCAGGAATCGATTGCTCCGTGCCTGCCGTTCTGACGGCCCAAAACGGCAGGTACGGAGCAGTCGACGATGCCTATTCCTTGCCGAGCCCGGCGGCGGAGGTCTTCCCGTCCGAGACGCTGTTGAGGGCCCGCAGGTCGAAGATGCCGTTGATGTCCGCCTGCTTGGTGGTTCCGGCAGTCACGCCGTCGGCCAGGAGCTTCTGGTAGGTTCCGGCGAGCGGGTCCACGGTGAACACGATGTTCTTCAGTGAACGGTCGATGACGTCGGCCTTCAGTTCGGCGCCGGCGGCTTCCTTCAGTGCTGCATTGATGACGGTGGCCTTGTCGGAGGCTGAAGCGCTGTTCAGCCAATCGACCGACTTCACATGCCCCTTCAGGAGAGCCTTGACGGTGTCCGGGTGGTCGGCGGCGAACTTCTGGTTCACGATCAGGATGGTGGTGGGGAACTGGCCCGGCTTGCCGGACAGCTTGCCATCCCACAGGTCCTTTTCATCGACCAGGACCTTCGCTCCGGCGGTCAGCACCAGCCGTGAGGCCCATGGTTCAGGCAACCACGCGCCGTCGAGCTTGCCGTCCTGGAACAGCTTCAGAGTCTGGGCGTTCTCGGTGGGGTTGATGGCCACGTCCCCGCTGCCGTCCACGTTGGTCTTGTAGCCCTGGGTGGCAAGCCACGCACGCAGGGCCACGTCCTGCGTCCCGCCGAGCTGCGGCGACGCGAGGGTCTTGCCCAACAGGTCTGCGGCAGAGGTGATTTCCGGCTTGACCACCAGCTGTGCTCCACCGGCGGCGGCGCCGGCGATGATGTTGACGGATTCGCCCTGGCTCTTCACGAAGGAGTTGATGGCCGGGTTCGGCCCGATGTAGGTGGCGTCGATGGCGCCGGCGTTCAGCGCTTCGATGGCGGCGGGTCCGGCGTTGAACACCTGGGTGCTGAGCTTGGTGCTGCCCAGTTCATCGGCGATGAATCCCTTGCTGACCCCCACCAGGGCCGGGGCGTGGGTGACATTGCCAAAGTAGCCAAGCTTCAGCTCGGCCGCCGGGTTGCCTGTGGGCGCCACGTCGGCTGCTGGTGCAGTGCTGCCGTTGTTGACGGCGGACGCGACGGCGGCACCCCCGCCGATCAGGGCCAGGACGGCTGCGGCGATGCCGATTTTCAGGCCGAGCGGGCGTGTGGATCCCGCTGCCTGCCCGGCAACGATGCGGGTTGTACTTTGCTGGTTCTGCGAATTCTTGTCCTGCTGGTCGGCCATGGGAACTCCTCTGCTGGGGCGGATGCTGAGTCGAGATTACGAATGGCCCGGCCGTCCCACAATCAATCCCGTAGTGGGGGTTCACGGGGCGACCCGGATATGTAATACGGCGTCGCGGAGGGTCAAGAAACGTCCCGGAACGTCTTATCCGCCACCCCTCGAATGCGAGGTGCTGAGACACGTTCCCATTTCCATTTGGTATGCCGTTTCCAGTTGGCCCTTCCTGAAATATGGTGATAACCATCACGTCACATGGGCGTGAAGAACAGATGTGGCATGGGGGCCCGGAGCGAAAGGCAGGGGTGGATTCCTTACGCCGGCTTTTGGTGCAGCGCCGGCTTGAACAATCAGCAATTCGAACGAAAAACAATGTAGGAGATTCTCATGTTGCTTTGGATCGCTATTATCATCGCCGTTCTCTGGCTTCTCGGCCTGCTCGCAAATATTGGCGGCGGCCTCATCCACATCCTTTTGGTCATCGCAGTGGTCGTCCTCATCTTCCACTTCATTCAAAACAGGTCCCGGGCCTAGCGCGCGACCAGGTTCCGCCGCCAGCCCCGGCCGGCGGCGGAAAACTGGGCCTCATGCCGCCTTCACTACGGGGAGCTCGTCCCAATGCGTGGTGTACCGGGGCGAGCGCATGCCACGCTTCATGGACCAGTCCAGGCCCGATTTGATTCCCGCATGTCCCAGCCCGATTGAGCCGCGCCCGAAGCGATGGCTCACATGTTCCAGCAGGGGTCCGATGCCGCGCTCCTCGTGCCGGTTCTCGAACGGCTCCAGCGGTGGCTGGTTGCCGGTGGGCCGAAGGTCGGTGAGCATCAGGCCCGCCTTGGCGTACTTCAGCCCTTCCCTGATGTTTGGCAGCAGTGCGTGCGCCGCCCGGGTGAGCAGGAGCGGGTCCGCGGTGGGCATGGGCAGCGGAACGCACACCGACGGATAGGCCTGCTCGTTGTCCCGGAAGGGCGAGGTGGCAGCGAAGGCCGTGAGGACCTTTGCCTGCAGGCCGTGCTTGGACAGCCTGGCGCTGGCCTGCTGCCCGTAAACGCTGAACACCTCCCGGAGCCCGGCGGCTGTCGTTACCGGAGTGGCGAAGGAGCGGGAAAAAATCAGCTGGTCCCGGCCGATGCGCTCTTCCTCCATGGGGATGCAGGGCGTGCCCCGCAGTTCCAGGACGGTGCGCATCAGCACCACCGAGAACTTGTCCCTGATCATGACCGGATCCGCACTGACAAGGTCCTGGACCGTGAAGATTCCCAGCACGTTGAGCCGTCTGGTCAACCGGCCGGCAATGCCCCAGATCTCGTCCACAGGCAACCGGGTCATCAGGAGTTCCCGGACGTCAGCCGGTACCGCCTCCCAGAGGCAGACGCCCCCGAAAGCGGGATTGTTCTTGGCCCATTTGTTGCAGAGCTTGGCCAGGGTCTTGGTGGGGGCGATGCCCACGCAGACCGGCACCCCGACATGCCGCCGCACCGCTTCTTTCATCCGGCGGCCCAGGACCAGGAGGTCGTCTGGGCCGCCCTTCACGCCCAGGAAGGCCTCGTCGATGCTGTATACCTCCAACCATGCCGAATACCTGCCCAGCAGTTCCATGACCCGTGAGCTGATGTCCCCGTACAGCTCGTAATTGCTGGACTTGGCCACCAGGCCCCACTCCTTGGCCCTCGGTGCGAGCTTGAACCACGGTTCGCCGGTGGCGATGCCAAGGGCCTTCGCCTCGGGGGAGCGTGTCACCGCACAGCCGTCGTTGTTGGACAGCACCACCAGGGGTCGGCCTTCCAGCGAGGGGTCGAAGGCGCGCTCGGCGGAGGCGTAGAAGCAGTTGACGTCCACGTGCGCGATCTGCGGCATCTGCCGCATGGGGACTGGTTTAGGCACCGCTCCCCCTAGACATGATGCAGGCACCGGGTGGCCACGCCCCAGATGGTGAGCTCGGACAGTGCGGGTACGCGGATGTCCGGGTACTTTGGGTTCTCCGCCTGCAGCACCACGCCGGTGCCGGTGATGCGCAGGCGTTTGACCGTCAGTTCCCCGTCCAGCACCGCGATCACCACGGACCCGTCCTTGGGTTCAAGAGCGCGGTTGACGATCAGCTCGTCGCCATCGCTGATGCCTGCTCCTTCCATGGAATCCCCGGTCACGCGGACCACGAAGGTGCTGGTGATGTCCTTGATCAGGTGGGCATTCAGGTCGATCCGCCCGTCGAAATAGTCTTGGGCGGGCGACGGAAAACCGGCTGCGACCGCCACTGGCGAGATCAGCACCGAGAACAACGAGGCACCCGCATCTACCACGCGGGGACCGACAATAACGCCCACAACACACCTTTATTCGAAAATATGTTCGATAGTTTCAGTGTAGCCCCGGCGACTGACATCGGGCACCCCGGCGGAGTCGCCTGAACCAGGGGGCGCACCAGCCTGGGGGCCGCCGGCCGGACGACGCCGGCCAATCCCCACGTAGACTTGCAGGATGCGGTTGGTTGCAAGCGATATTGACGGAACGATCCTCGGACACGACGGAAAAATCAGCGACCGCACCGTCCGGGCCTTCCACGCCTGCCGTGACGCCGGCGTCGAACTGGTGTTTGTCACCGGCCGCCCGCCCCGCTGGCTGCACCCGCTCGAAGAGCAGCTGGGCCACACCGGCCGCGTGATCTGCTCCAACGGTGCCGTGGTCTGGGACCTTGAGGCGGACCGCCTGGTCTCCGCGCGCACCCTCGCGATCGACACCGTCATGGAAGCCCGGCGCATCATTAAGGCGCTCCGCCCGGCCGCGCTGTTTGCCGCGGAAACACTCGCCGGCTTCCACCTGGAGCCGGGCTTCATCGAAAACGAATCCAGCGAACTCCTCGCCGAGTTCACCCCCGCCCCGCTGCGGGACACACTCACCGACAAGGACGCCGTGGTCAAATTCCTCGCCATCGTCCGCGAAGGCACCCCGGACGACTTCCTCGCCGAGGTGACACCCGCCGTCGGACACCTGGCCGCCACCACCCACTCCTCACCGGGCGTTGCCATGCTGGAACTGTCCCTGCCGGGCGTTAACAAGGCCGTCACCCTTGCTGAATACGCCGCCGCACTGGGCATCGACGCCGCCGACGTCGTGGCCTTCGGCGACATGCCCAACGACATTGAGATGCTCCGCTGGGCCGGCCACGGCTACGCGATGGCCAGCGGCCATCCGGAGGCCATCCGCGCGGCAGGGCAGCAGGCGCCGCATTTTGACGACGACGGCGTGGCCCAGGTCCTGGAGGCGCGGCTCGCCGCCCTGGGCGTCCAGTTTTCCTGACCCCGCGGTGCGGGCCCGGCACCCCCAACTTCACAGCTCGCGCTCAC comes from Pseudarthrobacter sp. NIBRBAC000502770 and encodes:
- a CDS encoding lmo0937 family membrane protein; the protein is MLLWIAIIIAVLWLLGLLANIGGGLIHILLVIAVVVLIFHFIQNRSRA
- a CDS encoding HAD family hydrolase is translated as MRLVASDIDGTILGHDGKISDRTVRAFHACRDAGVELVFVTGRPPRWLHPLEEQLGHTGRVICSNGAVVWDLEADRLVSARTLAIDTVMEARRIIKALRPAALFAAETLAGFHLEPGFIENESSELLAEFTPAPLRDTLTDKDAVVKFLAIVREGTPDDFLAEVTPAVGHLAATTHSSPGVAMLELSLPGVNKAVTLAEYAAALGIDAADVVAFGDMPNDIEMLRWAGHGYAMASGHPEAIRAAGQQAPHFDDDGVAQVLEARLAALGVQFS
- a CDS encoding ABC transporter substrate-binding protein — protein: MADQQDKNSQNQQSTTRIVAGQAAGSTRPLGLKIGIAAAVLALIGGGAAVASAVNNGSTAPAADVAPTGNPAAELKLGYFGNVTHAPALVGVSKGFIADELGSTKLSTQVFNAGPAAIEALNAGAIDATYIGPNPAINSFVKSQGESVNIIAGAAAGGAQLVVKPEITSAADLLGKTLASPQLGGTQDVALRAWLATQGYKTNVDGSGDVAINPTENAQTLKLFQDGKLDGAWLPEPWASRLVLTAGAKVLVDEKDLWDGKLSGKPGQFPTTILIVNQKFAADHPDTVKALLKGHVKSVDWLNSASASDKATVINAALKEAAGAELKADVIDRSLKNIVFTVDPLAGTYQKLLADGVTAGTTKQADINGIFDLRALNSVSDGKTSAAGLGKE
- a CDS encoding Y-family DNA polymerase, which produces MRQMPQIAHVDVNCFYASAERAFDPSLEGRPLVVLSNNDGCAVTRSPEAKALGIATGEPWFKLAPRAKEWGLVAKSSNYELYGDISSRVMELLGRYSAWLEVYSIDEAFLGVKGGPDDLLVLGRRMKEAVRRHVGVPVCVGIAPTKTLAKLCNKWAKNNPAFGGVCLWEAVPADVRELLMTRLPVDEIWGIAGRLTRRLNVLGIFTVQDLVSADPVMIRDKFSVVLMRTVLELRGTPCIPMEEERIGRDQLIFSRSFATPVTTAAGLREVFSVYGQQASARLSKHGLQAKVLTAFAATSPFRDNEQAYPSVCVPLPMPTADPLLLTRAAHALLPNIREGLKYAKAGLMLTDLRPTGNQPPLEPFENRHEERGIGPLLEHVSHRFGRGSIGLGHAGIKSGLDWSMKRGMRSPRYTTHWDELPVVKAA
- a CDS encoding matrixin family metalloprotease, whose translation is MQFKTVLGIVLVVCLYFSPALFDRLVLPVVAPYLPGAKMPPPGYEAASAPLGTPPASTGSTAFVLQESPRATQPVIAYDPCRPVHYVVRPDNALPGGDVLIREAVAAVSQASGLQFVDDGPTTEAPSDDRSAFQPDRYGKRWVPLLIAWSTPVETPGLAGNVAGLGGSAYVEVAGHPLVLEAGQVRLDAPDLAGIIAGRPDGAAEVRAIIMHELGHVLGLDHVNDPTQLMYAENMGVRDFAAGDRAGLALLGSGPCVPQL
- a CDS encoding LexA family transcriptional regulator — encoded protein: MGVIVGPRVVDAGASLFSVLISPVAVAAGFPSPAQDYFDGRIDLNAHLIKDITSTFVVRVTGDSMEGAGISDGDELIVNRALEPKDGSVVIAVLDGELTVKRLRITGTGVVLQAENPKYPDIRVPALSELTIWGVATRCLHHV